From a single Streptomyces misionensis genomic region:
- a CDS encoding arsenate reductase family protein: MEIWINPACSKCRSAISTLDAEGVEYTVRRYLEDVPSEDEIKAVLGRLGLEPWDITRTQEAVAKELGLKDWARDEGSRDRWIKALAEHPKLIQRPIITADDGTALVARTDEAVQEAIGHGRTSS, from the coding sequence ATGGAGATCTGGATCAATCCGGCCTGTTCGAAGTGCCGCAGCGCGATCAGCACGCTCGACGCCGAGGGGGTCGAGTACACCGTGCGGCGCTATCTGGAGGATGTGCCGAGCGAGGACGAGATCAAGGCCGTGCTCGGGCGGCTGGGACTGGAGCCCTGGGACATCACGCGGACCCAGGAGGCGGTCGCCAAGGAGCTGGGCCTCAAGGACTGGGCGCGGGACGAGGGGTCCCGGGACCGCTGGATCAAGGCGCTCGCCGAGCACCCGAAGCTGATCCAGCGGCCCATCATCACCGCGGACGACGGGACCGCCCTGGTGGCCCGCACGGACGAGGCCGTCCAGGAGGCCATCGGCCACGGCCGGACCTCGTCCTGA